Proteins found in one Triticum aestivum cultivar Chinese Spring chromosome 4D, IWGSC CS RefSeq v2.1, whole genome shotgun sequence genomic segment:
- the LOC123095641 gene encoding protein CDC73 homolog: protein MDPLAVLRDYAARGDLDKIIFNGDDVLFGDDYTFPANAPTAFTSKQSGRPYPLSAAVFLAQHNDLKHTDFLQAARLRRIPPVSLPDRKTFLDFLHFGDSSLPSADPLLPSSFAQDAHPPPPPPLPEDEEGEGPDADDASTAHVRALERPLKDRNAVLDARGRDFLAIYHAALRREEDRLRNKDAAPSATGRHEPSSTAAASLANPKLDKSLGDGFVPIILVPSASQTLITIYNVRDFLEDFVFVPSDEKMRAMKGSPKPECVTLQKKHVRGAGGPVAFEVRDKPASLKADDWARVVAVFVLGKEWQFKDWPFKGHVDIFNKVIGFFVRFEDDSVDSAKVVKQWNVKIISISKNKRHQDRPAALEVWDRLDEFVRARS from the exons ATGGATCCCCTGGCCGTGCTCCGGGACTACGCCGCCCGCGGCGACCTGGACAAGATCATCTTCAACGGCGACGACGTCCTCTTCGGCGACGACTACACCTTCCCGGCCAACGCCCCCACCGCCTTCACCTCCAAGCAGTCGGGCCGCCCCTACCCGCtctccgccgccgtcttcctcgccCAGCACAACGACCTCAAGCACACCGACTTCCTCCAGGCCGCCCGCCTCCGCCGGATCCCGCCCGTCTCCCTCCCGGACCGCAAGACCTTCCTCGACTTCCTCCACTTCGGGGACAGTTCCCTCCCCTCCGCcgatcccctcctcccctcctccttcgcGCAGGAcgcccacccgccgccgcccccgccgctgccggaggacgaggagggggagggccCCGACGCCGACGACGCCTCCACCGCCCACGTCCGCGCCCTCGAGCGGCCCCTCAAGGaccgcaacgccgtcctcgacGCCCGCGGCCGCGACTTCCTCGCCATCTACCACGCCGCGCTGCGCCGCGAGGAGGACCGCCTCCGCAACAAGGACGCCGCGCCCTCCGCCACGGGCCGGCACGagccctcctccaccgccgccgcctccctcgcgaACCCCAAGCTCGACAAGTCGCTCGGCGACGGCTTCGTGCCCATCATACTGGTGCCCAGCGCGTCGCAGACGCTCATCACCATCTACAACGTGAGGGACTTCCTGGAGGACTTCGTGTTCGTGCCCAGCGACGAGAAGATGCGGGCCATGAAGGGGAGCCCCAAGCCCGAGTGCGTCACCCTGCAGAAGAAGCACGTCCGCGGCGCTGGCGGTCCGGTGGCGTTCGAGGTCAGGGACAAGCCGGCCTCGCTCAAGGCCGACGACTGGGCGCGGGTCGTGGCCGTGTTTGTGCTCGGAAAGGAGTGGCAGTTCAAGGACTGGCCCTTCAAGGGTCATGTGGACATCTTCAACAAAG TTATTGGGTTCTTTGTACGCTTTGAAGATGATAGTGTGGATTCAGCAAAAGTGGTCAAACAGTGGAATGTCAAAATCATATCT ATAAGCAAGAATAAAAGGCATCAAGACAGACCGGCTGCTCTGGAGGTGTGGGATCGGCTGGATGAATTTGTGCGGGCACGCTCATAG